The following are encoded in a window of Chaetodon auriga isolate fChaAug3 chromosome 24, fChaAug3.hap1, whole genome shotgun sequence genomic DNA:
- the LOC143316682 gene encoding alpha-2 adrenergic receptor has translation MPRFNQSGLYKARTVGMDAFNASGMDTFTVIHLNSSWSLDSGYSLAAIASIAALVSFLILFTVVGNILVVIAVLTSRALKAPQNLFLVSLATADILVATLVMPFSLANELMGYWYFGKVWCGIYLALDVLFCTSSIVHLCAISLDRYWSVTQAVEYNLKRTPKRVKCIILIVWLISAFISSPPLISIDSNSDISSQPQCELNDDTWYILSSSIASFFAPCLIMILVYIRIYQVAKTRTRSMSGKNPRPDGVTQTENGLSKATSPFHGEKENGHCQCPTTPSHRTVTIGQQTEDADMEESSSSEGKGHKAQQQDSQRAKRASQKKSSLSKHSTRISRVSNKSMDLFASRRKRRRSSLARKKVSQAREKRFTFVLAVVMGVFVVCWFPFFFSYSLYGVCRDSCKIPDPLFKFFFWIGYCNSSLNPAIYTIFNRDFRRAFQKILCKSWKKSF, from the coding sequence AGCGCGCACAGTCGGGATGGATGCGTTTAACGCCAGCGGAATGGACACGTTCACGGTGATCCACCTGAATTCGTCCTGGAGTCTGGACAGTGGATATTCTTTAGCAGCTATAGCCAGCATTGCTGCCCTCGTGAGTTTTCTTATTCTCTTTACCGTTGTTGGAAATATTCTGGTGGTCATTGCGGTGTTGACGAGCAGGGCGCTGAAAGCGCCGCAGAACCTTTTTCTGGTGTCTCTGGCCACCGCGGACATCCTGGTCGCCACTTTGGTGATGCCATTTTCTCTGGCGAATGAACTTATGGGCTACTGGTATTTTGGAAAAGTTTGGTGCGGTATTTATCTGGCTTTGGATGTTCTGTTCTGCACTTCGTCCATTGTTCATCTGTGCGCAATAAGCCTGGACCGGTACTGGTCCGTTACGCAGGCTGTAGAGTACAACCTGAAGCGGACTCCTAAACGCGTCAAGTGCATCATCTTAATCGTGTGGCTTATATCTGCTTTCATCTCATCTCCACCTCTCATATCTATAGACAGCAACAGCGATATCAGCTCTCAGCCTCAGTGCGAGCTGAATGATGACACTTGGTacatcctctcctccagcatcGCGTCCTTCTTCGCTCCGTGCTTAATCATGATCCTGGTGTATATCAGAATATACCAAGTGGCCAAAACCAGAACCAGAAGCATGTCGGGAAAAAACCCCAGGCCAGATGGTGTCACACAAACTGAGAATGGACTGAGCAAAGCCACCTCCCCTTTCCATGGTGAGAAGGAGAATGGTCACTGTCAGTGCCCAACTACGCCCAGCCATCGCACTGTCACCATCGGGCAACAGACTGAGGATGCTGACATGGAGGAGAGCTCCTCCTCAGAGGGCAAAGGTCACAAAGCCCAGCAACAGGACTCCCAGAGAGCCAAGAGGGCCAGCCAAAAGAAAAGCTCCCTCTCCAAACACTCTACTCGCATCTCCAGAGTCAGTAACAAATCCATGGACCTCTTTGCCTCCAGGAGGAAACGCCGCCGGAGCTCCTTAGCCAGGAAAAAGGTCTCCCAGGCCAGGGAAAAGAGGTTTACATTTGTCCTGGCTGTGGTCATGGgggtgtttgttgtgtgctggTTCCCCTTTTTCTTTAGCTATAGCCTGTACGGAGTGTGCAGGGACTCCTGTAAGATCCCCGACCCGCTCTTTAAATTCTTCTTCTGGATTGGCTACTGTAACAGCTCCCTCAACCCTGCCATCTACACCATCTTCAACCGGGACTTCAGACGGGCCTTCCAGAAGATCCTGTGCAAGTCGTGGAAAAAGTCCTTTTAG